One segment of Rosa chinensis cultivar Old Blush chromosome 6, RchiOBHm-V2, whole genome shotgun sequence DNA contains the following:
- the LOC112173653 gene encoding sugar transport protein 10 — MAGGTFNIEGGGKNYEGRITLFVIFTCVVAASGGLLFGYDIGISGGVTSMDPFLSKFFPSVEKKMKNSGDDGNMYCKFESQILTLFTSSLYIAALVASFFASVVTRKYGRKISMFFAGCVFLLGAILNGVANSIVLLILGRLSLGVGVGFANQAVPVYLAEMAPAKFRGALNIGFTIACTIGILVANLVNYGTSKIKSGQGWRVSLALAGVPALMMIIGSFFLPDTPNSLLARGHPKEAKKVLQKVRGTENVDEEFQDLIQASEAAKKVEHPWTNITQPRYRPQLVICCLIPLFQQLTGINVIMFYAPVLFKTLGMGDDASLISAVITGSVNVVSTVVSIVTVDRLGRRVLFLEGGVQMVVCQIAVAILVGMKFSVSGVGSLTKGEANFLVFLICMYVAGFAWSWGPLGWLVPSEICPLEIRSAGQAINVSINMLFTFVIGQAFLTMLCSMKFGLFFFFAGFVIIMTIFVFFFIPETKNVPIEEINTVWKAHWFWGKYIPDDAIIDGTHNKGKVDL; from the exons ATGGCAGGGGGTACGTTTAACATTGAGGGTGGGGGTAAAAATTATGAAGGAAGGATCACTCTCTTTGTGATCTTCACCTGTGTAGTGGCAGCCTCCGGCGGTCTCCTCTTCGGATATGATATCGGAATCTCAGGAGGAGTGACTTCCATGGACCCATTCTTAAGCAAGTTCTTCCCATCCGtcgagaagaagatgaagaattcCGGTGATGATGGAAACATGTATTGCAAATTCGAAAGCCAGATCCTTACATTGTTCACCTCTTCACTCTACATTGCAGCGTTGGTAGCTTCCTTCTTTGCTTCAGTTGTAACCAGGAAATATGGTCGGAAAATCTCCATGTTTTTTGCAGGCTGTGTTTTTCTTCTAGGTGCTATCTTAAATGGTGTTGCCAATAGCATTGTGCTTCTAATCCTCGGTCGTTTGTCTCTTGGTGTAGGTGTTGGATTCGCTAATCAG GCTGTCCCTGTTTATTTAGCGGAGATGGCTCCAGCAAAGTTTAGAGGAGCACTTAACATTGGCTTCACAATAGCTTGCACCATTGGTATTCTAGTGGCCAATCTTGTTAACTATGGCACATCAAAGATAAAGAGTGGACAAGGGTGGAGAGTTTCTCTAGCTCTTGCAGGCGTCCCGGCATTAATGATGATTATAGGCTCATTCTTTTTACCCGATACTCCAAATTCCCTTCTAGCGAGAGGTCACCCAAAGGAGGCCAAGAAAGTGTTACAAAAAGTTCGTGGCACTGAAAATGTCGACGAAGAGTTCCAAGACCTTATTCAAGCAAGTGAGGCTGCAAAGAAAGTGGAGCACCCATGGACTAACATCACTCAACCGAGATATAGGCCTCAACTTGTTATTTGCTGTCTCATTCCATTATTCCAACAGCTTACCGGCATCAATGTGATCATGTTCTATGCACCAGTTCTTTTCAAAACTTTGGGTATGGGAGATGATGCTTCCCTCATCTCTGCAGTCATCACCGGTTCTGTTAATGTCGTATCTACCGTCGTGTCAATTGTCACAGTCGATAGGCTTGGAAGAAGGGTGTTGTTCCTTGAAGGCGGAGTGCAAATGGTCGTGTGCCAGATTGCAGTTGCAATCCTGGTAGGGATGAAGTTCAGTGTGAGCGGAGTAGGATCACTGACGAAAGGCGAAGCTAATTTCCTCGTGTTCTTGATTTGTATGTATGTTGCGGGCTTTGCATGGTCTTGGGGTCCGTTGGGGTGGTTGGTGCCTAGTGAGATTTGTCCTTTAGAGATCCGATCTGCTGGGCAAGCCATCAATGTTTCGATTAACATGTTGTTCACTTTTGTCATTGGGCAAGCTTTCCTAACCATGCTTTGCTCTATGAAGTTTGggttgttcttcttctttgctggCTTTGTAATTATCATGACCATATTTGTGTTCTTCTTCATACCCGAAACAAAGAATGTCCCAATCGAAGAGATTAACACGGTGTGGAAAGCACACTGGTTTTGGGGCAAGTACATCCCAGATGATGCTATCATTGATGGTACACACAACAAAGGCAAAGTTGATTTATAG
- the LOC112172952 gene encoding ycf20-like protein, with the protein MACSFSLPSTGLHKFGLSPQSRVSHMKYGVFTLRSSPGFLRVRAVQENGGSRRLVDIIRTVPELSRNYFRSPSRRALFGGISLLGGFYVAQTISLSFGALGVNDVIAAVVCVLLTEYVTKFYYSRPKVTFPVALLNNFKMGFTYGLFIDAFKLAS; encoded by the coding sequence ATGGCTTGTTCGTTTAGTTTGCCATCAACAGGCCTCCATAAATTTGGATTGAGTCCTCAAAGCAGAGTTTCGCACATGAAATATGGAGTTTTCACTTTGAGATCCTCACCTGGGTTTCTTCGTGTCCGGGCTGTGCAAGAGAATGGAGGGTCCCGCAGACTAGTTGATATAATCAGAACCGTGCCAGAGCTCTCGAGGAACTACTTTCGAAGTCCATCTCGTAGGGCTCTCTTTGGGGGAATATCTTTGTTGGGTGGGTTTTATGTTGCCCAAACAATATCTCTGTCATTTGGAGCTTTAGGAGTCAATGATGTTATTGCTGCAGTTGTGTGTGTTCTCCTGACAGAATATGTAACCAAATTTTATTACAGCAGACCAAAAGTAACATTCCCCGTTGCTCTTCTCAACAATTTCAAAATGGGATTCACTTATGGTCTGTTCATAGATGCTTTTAAGCTTGCCAGTTAG